Proteins from a single region of Rhodovibrio salinarum DSM 9154:
- the ade gene encoding adenine deaminase, with product MNDRQGNQTADLLITGGRVIDTRAGQLVEADVSICGDRIADLHAPGDGPDARETLDARGQVLSPGFINTHLHVESSLVTPQEYERMVLPRGTTTIVCDPHEMANVLGQRAFDFFLDHARTMVLDMKIGLSSCVPATDLGTSGAVLRARDLAPYMDMPEVIGLAEMMDIGGMLGDDPVVLEKLELFRDRYVGGHLPLIAESDKLGHFRKLGLLDDHESVSHAEGAAKLKHGFNLLIREGTAAQNLEALVGLIRPENAGRLAFCTDDRHPNEVRAEGELDHIIRQAIALYDPSQHGPNRDAHVLRIYQMATLWGAENFGLRDRGAVEPGMLADLVLLDDLEDCRAATVLKDGRPVDAARLAERPRIDPQEYGAYGTVRFKGRDQLAPDDFAKPASGRTVPVIRIVPGQIVTEYETADLSVGADGNLLADPRQDIAKLVVVERHGKTGNIAVGFVRGFGLKDGAIASTLAHDDHNVIAAGSDDQQLARAVNRVKELGGGFVLVQRGEVVAEQPLPVAGLMSDRPWEEVADRQDALIAATARMGLSVTDPTMTLAFLALPVIPDLKLCDTGLTRFNADSHPVPQRIAG from the coding sequence GTGAACGACCGCCAGGGCAACCAAACCGCCGACCTGCTGATCACGGGTGGGCGCGTGATCGATACGCGCGCCGGACAACTGGTCGAGGCCGATGTCAGCATCTGTGGCGACCGGATCGCGGACCTGCACGCACCGGGCGACGGGCCGGACGCGCGGGAAACGCTGGACGCCCGCGGCCAAGTTCTCTCGCCCGGCTTCATCAACACCCACCTGCACGTCGAAAGTTCGCTCGTCACCCCGCAGGAATACGAGCGCATGGTGCTGCCGCGCGGCACCACGACGATCGTCTGCGATCCGCACGAGATGGCCAACGTGCTGGGCCAGCGGGCGTTCGACTTCTTCCTCGACCACGCCCGAACGATGGTGCTCGACATGAAGATCGGGCTGTCGTCCTGCGTGCCGGCGACCGACCTCGGCACGTCGGGCGCGGTGCTGCGGGCACGCGATCTGGCCCCTTACATGGATATGCCGGAGGTGATCGGCCTTGCCGAGATGATGGATATCGGCGGCATGCTGGGCGACGACCCGGTGGTGCTTGAGAAGCTGGAGTTGTTCCGCGACCGCTACGTCGGCGGCCACCTGCCGCTGATCGCGGAAAGCGACAAGCTGGGTCATTTCCGCAAGCTGGGCCTGCTCGACGACCACGAGAGCGTCAGCCATGCCGAGGGGGCGGCCAAGCTCAAGCACGGCTTCAACCTGCTGATCCGGGAAGGCACGGCCGCGCAGAACCTGGAAGCGCTGGTCGGCCTGATCCGCCCCGAGAACGCCGGCCGCCTCGCTTTCTGCACCGACGACCGGCACCCCAACGAGGTCCGTGCCGAGGGCGAGCTCGACCACATCATCCGCCAAGCGATCGCGCTCTACGATCCGAGCCAGCATGGGCCGAACCGGGATGCGCACGTGCTGCGCATCTATCAGATGGCGACCCTGTGGGGGGCCGAGAACTTCGGCCTGCGCGACCGCGGCGCGGTCGAACCGGGAATGCTGGCCGATCTCGTATTGCTGGACGATCTCGAAGACTGCCGCGCCGCAACGGTGCTGAAGGACGGTCGGCCAGTCGATGCCGCCCGGCTTGCCGAGCGGCCGCGCATCGATCCGCAAGAGTACGGCGCTTACGGCACCGTCCGCTTCAAGGGACGGGACCAACTCGCGCCCGACGACTTCGCCAAGCCGGCCAGCGGACGCACGGTCCCGGTGATCCGGATCGTGCCGGGTCAGATCGTGACCGAGTATGAGACGGCCGATCTGTCCGTCGGTGCGGACGGCAACCTGCTGGCCGATCCACGGCAGGACATCGCAAAACTCGTGGTCGTCGAACGTCACGGCAAGACCGGCAACATCGCCGTCGGCTTCGTGCGCGGCTTCGGGCTCAAAGACGGGGCCATCGCCAGCACGCTGGCGCACGACGACCACAACGTGATCGCCGCCGGCAGCGACGATCAGCAACTGGCCCGGGCGGTCAACCGGGTGAAGGAACTCGGTGGTGGGTTCGTGCTGGTTCAGAGAGGCGAAGTCGTCGCCGAACAGCCTTTGCCGGTCGCCGGTCTGATGTCGGACCGCCCCTGGGAAGAGGTCGCCGACCGGCAGGATGCCCTGATCGCCGCGACCGCGCGGATGGGCCTGTCGGTCACCGACCCGACGATGACCCTCGCCTTCCTGGCGCTGCCGGTGATCCCGGACCTGAAGCTGTGCGACACCGGCCTGACCCGCTTCAACGCGGACAGCCACCCGGTGCCGCAAAGGATCGCAGGCTGA
- a CDS encoding YqhA family protein has translation MDWNRLERQVLSGTRLLTLVAVVSSFAGALLMTFLGLVNTLEAFHIQLGGVDTELPGEEATIVLLIGALDRFLIGIVLLFFGYGIYTLFVRPDSTPSDLGLPRWLHVERIGQLKQTLAEVIIVVLFVLFLRVALETFVASDPDLNWLDAAKFLLLPLAILLLAWALKLAELHPKHGNDSTPPRKSVRPERPHQKSAED, from the coding sequence ATGGATTGGAACCGGCTCGAACGACAGGTGCTTTCTGGCACGCGGCTCTTGACCCTGGTGGCGGTGGTCAGCTCGTTCGCGGGAGCCCTATTGATGACCTTCCTGGGGCTGGTCAATACGTTGGAGGCCTTCCACATCCAACTGGGCGGTGTCGATACGGAGTTGCCGGGCGAGGAAGCGACCATCGTTCTGTTGATCGGCGCGCTCGACCGCTTTCTGATCGGGATCGTTCTGCTGTTCTTCGGCTACGGCATCTACACCCTGTTTGTACGTCCCGACAGCACGCCGAGCGATCTGGGATTGCCGCGTTGGCTGCACGTCGAGCGGATCGGCCAGTTGAAGCAGACGCTGGCCGAGGTGATCATCGTTGTCCTGTTCGTGCTGTTCCTGCGGGTGGCGCTGGAGACTTTCGTCGCCTCCGATCCCGACCTGAACTGGCTGGATGCGGCCAAATTCCTATTGTTGCCGCTGGCGATCCTGTTGCTGGCCTGGGCGCTCAAGCTGGCCGAGCTGCATCCCAAGCACGGCAATGACAGCACCCCGCCGCGTAAGAGCGTCCGGCCCGAACGCCCGCATCAGAAGTCGGCGGAGGATTAG
- a CDS encoding alanine/glycine:cation symporter family protein: MEALSELLDTISDFVWGPVMLVLLLGTGLYLTVGLRLLPQRKLGYGLRTALKGRSAGATDEGEITAFQALTTALSATIGTGNIAGVATAIYMGGPGAVFWMWLTALVGMATKYAEAVLAVRYREVDADGRFVGGPMYYIKNGLGAGWGWLGAVFALFAAIAAFGIGNTVQSNSVARALERTLDVSYLTTGIVLAVLTFLVIIGGVKRIARVAETMVPLMAVLYVAGALVILAANAPQVPGALGMIFQDAFSGTAAAGGFTGAGILAAIRFGVARGIFSNEAGLGSAPIAHAAAKTSDPVRQGSVAMLGTFIDTIVVCTMTALVIITTGAWTSGETGAELSTLAFNTGLPGGEWIVSIGLVVFAFTTILAWSYYGERAAEYLLGTKVVMPFRGLWVLALVGGAVGDLGVIWTVADIMNALMAIPNLIALVALSGTVFAVSRAYFRKTE, encoded by the coding sequence ATGGAAGCGCTTTCCGAGCTGCTAGATACGATCAGCGATTTCGTCTGGGGTCCGGTTATGCTGGTGCTACTCCTAGGCACCGGACTCTATCTTACTGTCGGTCTACGTTTGTTGCCGCAGCGCAAGCTCGGTTACGGTCTGCGCACCGCGCTCAAGGGGCGCAGTGCCGGGGCCACGGACGAAGGCGAAATCACTGCGTTCCAGGCGCTCACCACGGCGCTGTCGGCGACCATCGGGACCGGCAACATCGCCGGTGTGGCCACGGCGATCTATATGGGCGGTCCGGGGGCCGTGTTCTGGATGTGGCTGACCGCGCTGGTCGGGATGGCGACCAAGTATGCCGAGGCGGTGCTCGCCGTACGTTACCGCGAGGTGGACGCCGACGGACGTTTCGTCGGTGGGCCGATGTATTACATCAAAAACGGTCTTGGCGCGGGATGGGGCTGGCTTGGTGCGGTCTTCGCCCTGTTCGCCGCCATCGCCGCGTTCGGTATCGGCAATACGGTGCAGTCGAACTCGGTCGCCCGTGCCTTGGAGCGCACACTGGACGTATCCTACCTTACCACCGGCATTGTGCTTGCCGTGCTCACCTTCCTGGTGATCATCGGCGGGGTGAAGCGGATCGCGCGTGTCGCGGAGACGATGGTGCCCCTGATGGCGGTGCTCTATGTCGCCGGCGCGCTGGTGATCCTCGCCGCCAATGCTCCGCAGGTGCCGGGCGCGCTCGGTATGATCTTCCAGGATGCCTTCTCGGGTACGGCGGCAGCCGGCGGCTTCACTGGCGCGGGAATCCTGGCGGCGATCCGCTTCGGCGTCGCCCGCGGCATTTTCTCCAACGAAGCCGGCTTGGGCAGCGCGCCGATCGCCCACGCCGCCGCGAAGACCAGCGACCCGGTGCGTCAGGGCTCGGTCGCGATGCTGGGGACCTTCATCGACACCATCGTGGTCTGCACGATGACCGCCCTGGTGATCATCACGACCGGCGCCTGGACCAGCGGCGAGACGGGCGCGGAGCTGTCGACGCTGGCGTTCAACACCGGCCTGCCGGGCGGCGAATGGATCGTCTCGATCGGACTGGTGGTGTTCGCCTTCACCACCATCCTGGCATGGAGCTACTACGGCGAACGCGCGGCTGAGTACCTGCTGGGCACCAAGGTTGTGATGCCTTTCCGGGGGCTCTGGGTGCTGGCGCTCGTGGGTGGTGCGGTTGGCGACCTGGGTGTGATCTGGACGGTCGCTGACATCATGAATGCGCTGATGGCAATTCCGAACCTGATCGCGCTGGTTGCTCTTTCGGGCACAGTGTTCGCGGTCTCCCGGGCGTACTTCCGGAAGACCGAGTAG
- a CDS encoding YaiI/YqxD family protein encodes MTEIYIDADACPVKEETLRVARRHKLKTYIVSDGGVRPERDVLVEMVYVASGEDAADNWIAEHIDAGDICVTNDIRLAARCLDVNAKAIKPSGEPFTQAGIGMAVANRNLMADLRETGAVTGGPAPFSKSDRSRFLDKLEQLVRATQRGR; translated from the coding sequence ATGACAGAGATTTACATCGACGCCGACGCCTGTCCGGTAAAAGAGGAAACGCTGCGGGTCGCGCGGCGGCACAAACTCAAAACCTACATCGTCTCCGACGGCGGCGTCCGCCCGGAACGCGATGTGCTGGTTGAGATGGTCTACGTCGCCAGCGGCGAGGACGCGGCGGACAACTGGATCGCGGAACACATCGACGCAGGCGACATCTGCGTCACCAACGACATCCGGCTGGCCGCGCGCTGCCTGGATGTCAACGCCAAGGCGATCAAACCGAGCGGCGAGCCGTTCACCCAGGCCGGCATCGGCATGGCGGTTGCCAACCGTAACCTGATGGCCGATTTGCGCGAAACCGGCGCGGTCACCGGCGGTCCCGCCCCGTTCAGCAAGTCCGACCGGTCACGTTTCCTGGACAAGCTGGAACAGCTGGTCCGCGCCACCCAGCGAGGCCGCTGA
- a CDS encoding response regulator: MSAPTPSLAGRHILIAEDEYLIARDLELTLIDAGCAKVFLVPSIAECQHIRAQERLDAFVLDLRLRDGDASDFAREVLAAGIPVVFITGYEEAVIPEDLGHLPLLAKPFPRLQLVSTLVTALPPATETHN; this comes from the coding sequence ATGAGCGCCCCTACCCCATCGCTCGCGGGGCGGCATATCTTAATCGCCGAGGACGAATATCTGATCGCCCGCGATCTGGAGTTGACGTTGATCGATGCCGGCTGTGCAAAGGTCTTTCTCGTGCCCAGCATCGCGGAATGCCAGCATATTCGCGCGCAGGAGCGACTCGACGCCTTCGTTCTGGACCTACGTCTCAGAGATGGCGATGCGAGCGACTTCGCACGAGAGGTACTCGCGGCCGGCATCCCTGTAGTGTTCATCACCGGCTACGAGGAAGCCGTAATTCCCGAAGACCTCGGCCATCTGCCATTGCTCGCCAAACCGTTCCCGCGCCTGCAACTCGTTTCCACGCTGGTCACGGCCTTGCCGCCGGCGACAGAGACACACAACTGA
- a CDS encoding CheR family methyltransferase, producing the protein MPSSATAKPQPDTPRAIVGIGASAGGIDDMKRFLAALPSDSGLGIVLVMHLRPDHPSQLAQVLQTATQISVVEAEDGQRVAPDTLYVIPPNRALTIAQGQLRLTPVQTSRSYGLIDQFFQSLAADQADQAICVVLSGAGSDGAIGLRAIKEHGGLALAAATDVAGSGQPAYDSMPRIAAETGIVDHVVGVAAMPDLILDYVRHIEQQEKSSASEDPVAAIKAQLPEISRRILHRTDHDLSQYKSATLIRRIQRRMQALRIADPVAYLARLDEEPREIEMLHNDILIGVTSFFRDPDAFQVLERQVFPELVRRPHGPEEAVRIWVPGCGTGEEAYSLAILLREAMDRQATQTTAQVFGTDVDANAIRHARLAIYPSTITEQIEPDRLARFFTPEVNGYRVVRSLRDICLFSEHDLIRHPPFSQMDLISCRNLLIYMNADLQAQLLPLFHYALKPGGFLFLGSSESLGPHADLFAEVDKKNRIFRRRDDVHHRVPEFPLTPAAAHRQPFTILPRQHDEDIHQRLTRKAERAVLDQFGPPYVVVSSNYEAIYFSQGVGRYLEPPVGPPRSNVLEMAREGLRPALRRLLRQAEQNSGTVSESVDIAGGNRDRRTIEVHARAIGERRGNEQMLVLVFQDPAPPTRATAMPVKNDHDTQELERELAETKNELQITIEELETSNEELQSANEELLSMNEELQSSNEELEASKEEVQSANEELETINDELRRKVEEFNRSNADLRNLMESTRIATIFLDSEQRIKWFTPDARQLFNLIDSDIGRPFTDISGKLDSPPGRELAQTLENHRPVERQVQLTDGSAVFMMRLLPYHNIEGMAEGLVLTFIDVTQLRQATADLTSLMDLVPVGIALTRDEQMTSVQVNRYGRTILGLPDKANPTIDCNWLARAFVTDQPERAERLDFPLREAARGGRLTEIEAWVHPKESGTAAGLRHDRPTFPERAVLVSAMPLGHTTETGRGAIMVFADVTDLKAAQRRHRLLLNALQHRVRNMLANIRAITNETLRTSQTLDDFEERFESRMDTLALTENIISRTGRGSLDLDELVRELVGREPDAATVTIDGPDVTLEPKAAQILALALNELKTNAIKHGALIDGSGRVTLRWGLIADQTGQEMLRLRWQETGVGDLPERSYGFGRELIERGVPHELGGKGQMSTSDGTLTCLLDIPLTPNVLSIDFGPTPLDTADDDSPPDRPTPRQGGPA; encoded by the coding sequence ATGCCGTCTAGCGCTACCGCCAAGCCACAGCCGGACACCCCGCGCGCAATCGTTGGAATCGGCGCTTCGGCGGGCGGAATCGACGACATGAAGCGCTTTCTGGCAGCACTCCCGTCAGATAGCGGCCTGGGGATCGTGCTGGTCATGCATTTGCGTCCCGACCATCCGAGCCAGCTCGCCCAGGTGTTGCAAACGGCCACCCAAATCTCGGTGGTCGAGGCGGAGGATGGCCAGCGTGTCGCCCCAGATACGCTCTACGTGATCCCGCCCAACCGTGCGCTCACCATCGCGCAGGGGCAACTCCGGCTGACACCGGTCCAGACATCTCGAAGCTACGGCCTGATCGACCAGTTCTTCCAATCGCTCGCCGCCGATCAGGCCGACCAAGCGATCTGTGTCGTGTTGTCGGGGGCCGGCAGCGATGGCGCCATCGGGCTCCGCGCGATCAAGGAGCATGGGGGGCTGGCCCTCGCAGCCGCGACGGATGTGGCGGGCAGTGGGCAGCCAGCCTACGACAGCATGCCGCGCATTGCCGCCGAAACGGGCATCGTCGACCATGTGGTCGGGGTGGCTGCCATGCCGGATTTGATCCTCGACTATGTCCGGCACATCGAACAGCAAGAAAAATCCTCGGCATCGGAAGATCCCGTCGCGGCGATCAAAGCCCAGTTACCCGAGATCAGTCGGCGTATCCTGCATCGCACCGATCACGATCTGAGCCAATACAAGTCCGCCACTCTCATCCGTCGCATCCAAAGGCGGATGCAGGCGCTGCGCATCGCCGATCCCGTCGCCTACCTAGCCCGGCTCGATGAAGAGCCGCGGGAGATCGAGATGCTACACAACGACATCTTGATCGGCGTGACCAGCTTCTTCCGCGATCCAGACGCATTCCAGGTATTGGAGCGGCAGGTTTTTCCGGAATTGGTGCGCCGGCCGCATGGGCCCGAGGAAGCCGTGCGAATCTGGGTGCCTGGATGCGGCACCGGTGAGGAAGCCTATTCGCTCGCCATCCTGCTGCGCGAGGCGATGGACCGTCAGGCAACGCAAACCACCGCTCAGGTATTCGGCACCGACGTGGACGCCAATGCGATCCGCCACGCCCGGCTGGCCATCTATCCAAGCACGATCACCGAACAGATCGAGCCGGACCGGCTGGCACGCTTCTTCACACCCGAGGTCAACGGCTACCGCGTCGTTCGTAGCTTGCGCGATATCTGCCTGTTTTCCGAGCACGACCTGATCCGCCACCCGCCGTTCTCGCAGATGGATCTGATTTCCTGCCGCAATCTGCTGATCTACATGAACGCGGATCTGCAGGCGCAACTGCTCCCGCTGTTTCACTATGCCCTGAAACCTGGCGGATTCCTGTTTCTGGGCAGTTCGGAGTCTCTCGGCCCGCATGCGGACCTGTTCGCCGAAGTTGACAAGAAGAACCGCATTTTCCGTCGGCGCGACGACGTGCATCACCGTGTGCCGGAATTCCCGCTGACCCCGGCTGCCGCCCATCGCCAGCCGTTTACGATCCTGCCGCGCCAGCACGATGAGGACATACACCAACGTCTGACACGCAAGGCGGAACGGGCGGTCTTGGATCAGTTTGGTCCGCCCTATGTTGTGGTCTCTTCGAATTACGAGGCCATCTACTTCTCTCAAGGTGTCGGACGGTACCTGGAGCCGCCGGTAGGCCCGCCCCGCAGCAACGTTCTGGAGATGGCGCGTGAGGGGCTGCGCCCGGCACTGCGGCGCCTGCTGCGCCAGGCTGAACAAAACAGCGGCACTGTCTCCGAATCGGTCGACATTGCTGGTGGCAACCGCGATCGCCGAACGATTGAAGTCCACGCCCGCGCGATCGGCGAGCGACGCGGCAACGAACAGATGCTGGTGCTGGTTTTCCAGGACCCGGCTCCGCCTACACGCGCTACCGCCATGCCCGTGAAGAACGATCACGACACACAAGAGCTCGAGCGCGAACTCGCCGAAACCAAGAACGAATTACAGATCACCATCGAAGAACTAGAAACCTCGAACGAGGAACTGCAGTCAGCCAACGAAGAACTGCTGTCAATGAACGAGGAGCTGCAGTCCTCCAACGAGGAACTTGAGGCCTCCAAGGAAGAGGTGCAATCCGCCAACGAGGAATTGGAGACCATCAACGACGAGCTCCGTCGGAAGGTCGAGGAATTTAACCGGTCGAACGCGGACTTGCGCAACCTGATGGAAAGCACGCGGATCGCCACAATTTTCCTGGATTCCGAGCAACGCATCAAATGGTTCACGCCGGACGCCCGCCAACTGTTCAACCTGATCGACAGCGACATCGGCCGACCGTTCACGGATATCTCGGGTAAGCTCGACAGTCCGCCCGGGCGGGAACTTGCGCAAACGCTGGAAAATCACCGGCCGGTGGAACGCCAAGTTCAGCTTACCGACGGTAGCGCCGTCTTCATGATGCGCTTGCTACCCTACCATAATATCGAGGGCATGGCAGAGGGGCTGGTGCTGACCTTCATCGACGTGACCCAGTTGCGCCAGGCGACCGCCGACCTAACCTCGCTGATGGATCTGGTACCCGTGGGAATCGCCCTAACCCGCGACGAGCAGATGACCAGCGTGCAGGTGAACCGTTATGGACGCACGATCCTTGGGCTACCCGACAAGGCAAACCCGACGATCGATTGCAATTGGCTGGCCCGGGCATTTGTCACGGATCAGCCAGAGCGGGCCGAACGCCTAGACTTTCCTCTTCGCGAGGCCGCGCGAGGCGGTCGGCTCACCGAAATTGAAGCCTGGGTTCATCCAAAAGAGTCCGGCACCGCGGCTGGGCTGCGACACGATCGTCCGACTTTCCCCGAACGCGCAGTTCTGGTCTCCGCCATGCCGCTTGGTCACACAACTGAAACCGGTCGCGGAGCCATCATGGTGTTCGCCGACGTGACCGACCTCAAGGCCGCCCAGCGCCGCCACCGGCTACTCTTGAATGCCTTGCAGCACCGAGTGCGCAACATGCTGGCAAACATCCGCGCGATCACCAACGAGACGTTGCGCACCAGCCAGACACTGGACGACTTCGAAGAGCGTTTCGAGAGCCGCATGGATACACTGGCCCTGACCGAGAACATCATCTCGCGCACCGGCCGCGGCTCACTCGACCTAGACGAATTGGTGCGCGAATTGGTGGGGCGCGAGCCCGATGCCGCCACCGTCACGATCGACGGCCCGGATGTGACCTTGGAACCGAAAGCAGCACAGATCCTGGCGCTCGCGCTGAACGAACTGAAAACCAACGCGATCAAACACGGCGCGTTGATCGACGGTAGCGGCCGGGTGACCCTGCGCTGGGGTTTGATCGCCGACCAGACCGGGCAAGAGATGCTACGTCTGCGCTGGCAGGAAACCGGAGTTGGCGATCTTCCGGAACGGTCGTATGGCTTCGGCCGTGAGCTGATCGAACGCGGTGTGCCGCACGAATTGGGCGGCAAAGGTCAGATGTCGACGAGCGATGGCACGCTTACATGCTTGCTCGATATCCCGCTGACCCCCAACGTTCTCTCGATTGACTTTGGACCCACTCCACTCGACACAGCTGACGACGACTCCCCTCCTGACCGACCAACCCCGCGGCAAGGGGGGCCCGCATGA
- a CDS encoding Crp/Fnr family transcriptional regulator has translation MYTADRPSLGWIAGQGSWTAHFSDTALEQIAELVGPLFDVSTRNILPDGGAQNPVFLIAEGWGYSYYDFPDGRRHVVDVHPPGEIIGVAAACSRHNAPRVSTLTQVTAARLDGAVLRKRQDTSDDMARGLSRLLAAQQADLIDQMGSLARHTAYERVAAFLLRLYERLEKGAPTGRGVFACPVSQQVMGDLLGLSVVHVNRSLRRLAEDGILHKRASDVEILDARALRRLAVG, from the coding sequence ATGTATACCGCCGATAGACCAAGTCTTGGTTGGATCGCGGGTCAAGGTAGTTGGACGGCGCATTTCTCCGATACGGCGCTTGAACAGATTGCCGAGTTGGTCGGTCCGCTTTTCGATGTTAGCACACGCAATATTCTGCCCGATGGTGGGGCACAAAACCCTGTTTTTCTCATTGCGGAAGGATGGGGATATTCGTACTACGACTTCCCGGATGGGCGCCGGCATGTGGTCGATGTACATCCGCCCGGCGAAATCATTGGCGTCGCAGCAGCTTGCAGCCGCCACAACGCGCCCCGGGTCAGTACGCTGACCCAGGTCACGGCGGCACGGCTCGATGGCGCCGTGTTGCGCAAACGTCAGGACACCTCGGACGACATGGCCCGGGGGCTGAGCCGTCTGCTCGCCGCACAGCAAGCGGATTTGATTGACCAGATGGGCAGCCTAGCACGGCATACCGCCTACGAACGCGTCGCGGCGTTCTTGTTGCGGCTATACGAACGCCTGGAAAAAGGCGCGCCGACCGGACGCGGGGTGTTCGCTTGCCCGGTATCCCAGCAGGTGATGGGCGACCTGCTGGGGCTCAGCGTGGTGCACGTCAACCGATCGCTACGCCGGCTCGCCGAGGATGGAATCCTGCACAAGCGTGCGAGCGATGTCGAAATCCTCGATGCGCGCGCCCTGCGCCGGCTCGCCGTGGGCTGA
- a CDS encoding CDP-alcohol phosphatidyltransferase family protein, whose translation MTNRLHSHSPAAQLRAWAIHLFTALGAVTGLISLIAVADGRPAAALVWLGIGMVIDGLDGPLARRYAIREVLPRVDGAILDHIIDYMTYAVIPAMFIYTFGFLPDGLNLLGAAVVMVTAQYCFANRDAKTSDNFFAGFPAAWNMIALCFYLLDLPEWFALAIVVLCAVLTFIPITFIHPFRVKALRPLTLAITGAWSAVTLAAVLLQTPNGGLQTNHPILFWAFILLSAYFLVISGVRTARGHLSSG comes from the coding sequence ATGACAAACAGATTGCACTCCCACAGTCCGGCCGCGCAGCTACGCGCCTGGGCGATCCACCTGTTTACCGCATTGGGCGCCGTCACCGGCCTGATCTCCCTGATCGCCGTGGCTGACGGCCGCCCGGCGGCCGCCCTGGTCTGGCTGGGCATCGGCATGGTGATCGACGGGCTGGACGGTCCCCTGGCCCGTCGCTACGCGATCCGGGAGGTGCTGCCGCGCGTCGACGGCGCCATCCTGGATCACATCATCGACTACATGACCTATGCGGTCATCCCGGCGATGTTCATCTATACCTTCGGCTTCCTGCCGGATGGATTGAACCTGTTGGGCGCCGCAGTGGTGATGGTCACCGCGCAGTACTGCTTCGCGAACCGGGACGCCAAGACGTCGGATAATTTCTTTGCCGGTTTTCCGGCGGCCTGGAACATGATCGCGCTGTGTTTCTACCTGCTCGATCTACCCGAGTGGTTCGCACTTGCCATCGTGGTGCTGTGCGCGGTGCTGACGTTCATCCCGATCACCTTCATCCATCCTTTCCGGGTGAAGGCGCTGCGCCCGCTCACCCTGGCCATAACCGGCGCGTGGTCGGCCGTCACACTGGCCGCGGTACTGCTGCAGACGCCCAACGGCGGTCTTCAGACCAACCACCCGATCCTCTTCTGGGCATTCATCCTTCTGTCGGCCTATTTCCTGGTGATCAGCGGCGTGCGCACCGCCCGGGGACACCTGTCCAGCGGCTGA
- a CDS encoding glycine cleavage system protein R yields MHTRYVIALVGDDRPGLVEKLSSVVAEHGGSWSESRMSVLAGQFAGVALVRVDPNQAAALERDLKELAGDRLQLSLRRADSTPREVRPHHAVCLELTGHDRPGLVHEITRVLRDRDVNIDDLVTERMSGAMSGGALFRAVAELQVPNDLPLEQLREDIEALANELMVDIHVRELVDE; encoded by the coding sequence ATGCATACGCGCTACGTGATCGCGCTGGTCGGCGACGACCGCCCGGGCTTGGTGGAGAAGCTGTCCAGCGTGGTCGCCGAGCATGGCGGCAGCTGGAGCGAAAGCCGGATGTCTGTGCTGGCCGGACAATTCGCCGGTGTCGCGCTCGTGCGCGTCGATCCCAACCAGGCGGCGGCGCTGGAACGCGATCTCAAGGAGCTGGCGGGCGACCGGCTGCAACTCTCCCTGCGCCGCGCCGATTCGACGCCACGGGAAGTCCGCCCGCACCATGCCGTCTGCCTGGAGCTGACCGGTCACGACCGCCCCGGCCTGGTGCATGAAATCACCCGGGTGCTGCGCGATCGGGACGTCAACATCGACGATCTGGTGACCGAACGGATGAGCGGGGCGATGTCCGGCGGCGCGCTGTTCCGCGCCGTGGCGGAGCTTCAGGTCCCGAACGACCTGCCGCTGGAGCAGTTGCGCGAGGATATCGAAGCGCTGGCCAATGAACTGATGGTCGACATTCACGTGCGCGAACTGGTCGACGAGTAG